The Halosimplex litoreum genome has a window encoding:
- the gfo6 gene encoding D-xylose 1-dehydrogenase Gfo6, translating to MDIQEYMDDFTARDWPQADEGTVRFAMVGLGWWTMEFAIPATEVLDHLETTVVVSSTTEKAEGVADEHESIEHGLTYDEFQNGEATDAYDAVYIATPNALHLPYVEAAAEFDKDVLCEKPLEASTERAEKLVEAAEGVTLGVEYRMHVQPAVRTMRELVDAGFIGDVAMVHGNMSQPLLDINDNYDQWRLDPDMAGPGASVTDLGVYSINTTRFVIDEDPVAVTATDWSGHEAFDDVPDERAAFTVEFPDGVVAACTASQNTQETSNLRIIGTEGELLLEDAFLSGDRELTITRGETTITTEFDGIEETRRSLEYFGDHLLTGTDIHGDGEHGIVDQRAIDAVYEAAESGERVEL from the coding sequence ATGGATATACAGGAGTACATGGACGACTTCACGGCGCGCGACTGGCCCCAGGCGGACGAGGGGACGGTTCGGTTCGCGATGGTCGGACTCGGCTGGTGGACGATGGAGTTCGCCATCCCCGCAACCGAGGTCCTCGACCACCTGGAGACGACCGTCGTCGTCTCCTCGACGACCGAGAAGGCCGAAGGCGTCGCCGACGAGCACGAGTCCATCGAGCACGGACTCACCTACGACGAGTTCCAGAACGGTGAGGCGACCGACGCCTACGACGCCGTCTACATCGCCACGCCCAACGCCCTGCACCTCCCCTACGTGGAGGCGGCCGCCGAGTTCGACAAGGACGTCCTCTGCGAGAAACCCCTCGAAGCCAGCACCGAGCGCGCCGAGAAGCTCGTCGAGGCCGCCGAAGGCGTGACCCTGGGCGTCGAGTACCGGATGCACGTCCAGCCCGCCGTCCGCACGATGCGCGAGCTCGTCGACGCCGGCTTCATCGGCGACGTGGCGATGGTCCACGGCAACATGTCTCAGCCCCTGCTGGACATCAACGACAACTACGACCAGTGGCGGCTCGACCCCGACATGGCCGGCCCCGGCGCCTCGGTCACCGACCTCGGCGTCTACTCCATCAACACGACGCGGTTCGTCATCGACGAGGACCCCGTCGCCGTCACCGCGACGGACTGGTCCGGTCACGAGGCCTTCGACGACGTACCGGACGAGCGGGCCGCCTTCACCGTCGAGTTCCCCGACGGCGTCGTCGCCGCCTGCACGGCCAGCCAGAACACTCAGGAGACCAGCAACCTCCGCATCATCGGCACCGAGGGCGAGCTTCTGCTCGAAGACGCCTTCCTCTCCGGCGACCGCGAGCTGACGATCACCCGCGGCGAGACCACCATCACCACCGAGTTCGACGGCATCGAGGAGACCCGTCGCTCGCTGGAGTACTTCGGCGACCACCTGCTGACCGGCACGGACATCCACGGCGACGGCGAGCACGGCATCGTCGACCAGCGCGCCATCGACGCCGTCTACGAGGCCGCCGAGTCCGGCGAACGCGTCGAGCTGTAG
- a CDS encoding 3-oxoacyl-ACP synthase, which yields MTVHLTGIGTALPDETVGGADIAERSGIPRDVVVDKMGIRRKHVCRNGDDQPSDLCVAAAEDALADADCEPADLDVVRYHGSEFKDYVVWSLAADVADRIGATDAYAAESYALCAGAPVAVRETKAQIEADAPDRVLLVAASREEDLVDYDDPDTSFTFNFGSGASAMVLERDAPDRALATVRESAALTDGSFSRDVVMPAGGTRHPPSRDTVDAGMHALRVPDHESMKERLGEVSLGNFLEVADTALERSGLDRSDLDFAAITHMKRSFHAYLCDELGLDDREQYYLDDYGHVQSVDQALATAEARTREWLRPGDTVLFLAAGTGYTWAATVLEWLG from the coding sequence ATGACCGTCCACCTCACCGGAATCGGGACGGCGCTGCCCGACGAGACCGTCGGCGGCGCCGACATCGCCGAGCGGTCGGGTATCCCCCGCGACGTGGTCGTCGATAAGATGGGGATCCGCCGCAAGCACGTCTGCCGGAACGGCGACGACCAGCCCAGCGATCTGTGTGTCGCGGCCGCCGAGGACGCGCTGGCCGACGCCGACTGCGAGCCTGCCGATCTCGACGTCGTCCGCTACCACGGCAGCGAGTTCAAGGACTACGTCGTCTGGAGCCTCGCGGCGGACGTGGCCGACCGGATCGGCGCGACCGACGCTTACGCCGCCGAGAGCTACGCGCTCTGTGCCGGCGCACCGGTCGCCGTCCGCGAGACGAAGGCCCAGATCGAAGCGGACGCCCCCGACCGAGTGCTGCTGGTCGCGGCCAGTCGCGAGGAGGACCTGGTGGACTACGACGACCCCGACACCTCCTTCACGTTCAACTTCGGCAGCGGCGCTTCGGCGATGGTGCTCGAACGCGACGCGCCCGACCGCGCGCTCGCGACCGTCCGCGAGAGCGCCGCGCTGACCGACGGCAGCTTCTCCCGGGACGTGGTGATGCCCGCCGGTGGCACGCGCCACCCCCCGAGCCGCGACACCGTCGACGCCGGGATGCACGCGCTGCGCGTCCCCGACCACGAGTCGATGAAGGAGCGACTGGGCGAGGTGAGCCTCGGGAATTTCCTCGAAGTCGCCGACACCGCTCTGGAGCGGTCGGGACTGGACCGCTCGGATCTCGACTTCGCGGCGATAACACACATGAAGCGGTCGTTCCACGCCTATCTCTGCGACGAACTCGGACTCGACGACCGCGAGCAGTACTACCTCGACGACTACGGCCACGTCCAGAGCGTCGACCAGGCGTTGGCGACCGCCGAGGCCCGAACCCGGGAGTGGCTCCGCCCCGGCGACACCGTGCTCTTTCTCGCAGCGGGTACCGGCTACACCTGGGCGGCGACCGTCCTGGAGTGGCTCGGCTGA